The Burkholderiales bacterium JOSHI_001 genomic sequence GCCCCACCGCCGGCGGCATGATCAAGCAGTGGTGCGAAAAGAAGGGCGTGGCGGTGTACACCGGCGCCCGCGTGGAATCCATCGAAGCGGGCGGGGCGACCCCGCCCCCGGCCCGGCCGGCAGCGGCCCCGGCCGCAGCGCCGGCTCCGGCGCCTGGCCTGCTGCAGCGCGTGGCGCAGGCGGTGGGCCTGGCGCCCAAGCCGGCGGCCCCGGCCCCGGCCGCCGCCCTGGCACCCGCCTTCGCCGACACCACGCCGGTGGCGGCGCACGGCGCCCCGCTGGTGGTGAAACTGTCCACCGGCCAGCGCCTGGAGGCCGACCTGGTGATCAGCGCCACCGGCGTCAAGCCCAACATCGGCTTCCTGGAACACAGCGGCATCCGCTGCCTGGTGGGCGTGCTCACCGACGAGCACCTGCAGACCAATGTGGATGGCATCTACGCCGCGGGCGACTGCGCCGAGGCCTTCGACAAGGTCAGCGGCAAGACCATCGTCAGCGCCATCCAGCCCAACGCCGCCGAACAGGCGCGGGTGGCGGCATTGAACATGGTGGGCCAGAAGGCCGAGCTCAAGGGCGTCACCCAGATCAACGTGCTGGACACCCTGGGCCTGATCTCCTCGTCCTTTGGCAACTGGCAGGGCGTGCCCGGGGGCCAGCATGCCGAGCTGACCGACACCGCCGCCAACCGGCACCTGAGCCTGCAGTTCGACGGCGACCGCCTGGTGGGCTGCAACTCGGTGGGCTGGATCCAGCACGTGGGCGTGATGCGCGGCCTGGTGGAAGGCGAAGTGCATCTGGGCCCCTGGAAGGACAAGCTGCTGGCCGACCCCACGCTGCTGATGCAGGCCTATCTGGCCAGTGCGCAGGCGGCGTCGGCGCCTGCGCACGTGAAGTGATGTTCTTCCCCAGGTCGCTCCACGCCAGAATCGCCGCATGCAGATCACGTTCAAGCTCTACGCCACCCTCGGCCAGTATTTGCCGCCCGAGGCGCGCGCGGCCAACCAGGTGGTGCTGGACGTGCCGGCGGACGCCAGCATCGCCAAGATCATCGAACCCTATGGCCTGCCGATGAAGCTGGTGCACCTGGTGCTGATCAACGGCCACTACGTGCCGCCGGAAGAGCGTGGCACGCGCACGCTGAAAGAAGGCGACGCCTTGGCCATCTGGCCGCCGATTGCCGGCGGCTGAAACCGGGGCCGGCTTGTCACCCGCGGCGCCCGAGGCCTTCGAACGCGAACAGGGCATCACCGAAGCCGACTGGCTGGCCTGCCTGCCGGGCGCGGTGGGCCCGCACAGCCTGTCACTGCGGCTCCCGGGCCGCGCCACGGTGCACATCGGCGCCGGCTGTCTTCAGCTGCACTGGCAGGTGCTGCCCGAACGCCGCATCGCGCTGATGCGCATGCCGCGCCTGCACGTGGCCTACCGCTTCGAAGGCCTGGCCGACGATGAGCGGCAGCGCTTCATGCGCTACTTTGACTTGTTCCTGCAGCGCGGCGGCGGCTGACGGCCGGCGTGCCGGCGCTCAGGCCCCGGCCTGCGCCAGCAGCCAGTCGCGGAAGGCCCGCATGGCGGCTGTCGGGCGGCGGGACTTCAAGCGCGTGAGCCAGTAGCCGCCCACGTCCACCTGCACGTCGAACACCCGCAGCAGCCGGCCCGCCGCCAGGTCGCGGCTGAACAGGGCCAGGGGCAGCAGCGCGACGCCCGCACCCTGGGCGGCGGCTTCGGCCATGGCCAGGGACGAGTCGAAGACCATGCCGCGCAGCACCGGGGCCGGCACGCCCGCGGCGGCGAACCAGGCCAGCCACTCGTCGCTGCGGTAGCTGCGCAGCAGGGCTTCGCGGTGCAGGTCGCGGGGGTGGGCCAGGCGCTGGGCCAGCGCCGGGGCGCAGGCCGCCGCCAGAGGCGCCTGCAGCAGGGGCAGCGCCTCGGTGCCGTGCCAGGCGCCGTCGCCGAAGCGCAGCGCGAAGTCCAGGCCTTCGCCAGCCATGTCCACCCGGTTGTTGTGCGTGAACAGGCGCAGGTCCACCCGCGGGTGCGCGGCCTGGAAGTGGCGCAGCCGCGGGATCAGCCAGCCCACGGCGAAGGTGCCCACCACGCCCACGGTGAGCACCTCGCGCGCACGTTGGGTGCGAAATCCGGCCAGCAGCGCCGCCATGCGGGCGAAGGAGTCGGCGAGAAGCGGCACCAGCGCCAGGCCCTCGTCGGTCAGCGCCAGCCCGCGCGGCAGGCGCCGGAACAGCGCCACGCCCAGGCGCTGCTCCAGCCCGTTCACATGCCGGCTGACCGCGGTGGGCGTCAGGTTCAACTCCTCGGCCGCGCGGGTGAAGTTCAGGTGCCGGGCGGACACCTCGAAGGCGCGCAAGGCGTTCAGCGGCAAGTCCATGGGGTCTCCTGGCCTGAGTTTTCCTGGGGTCTTGCCTGCATTATTTCCGCTGGTGGCGCCGAGCCGCCCGGTCTATCTTTGGCCCCGTCGTCACCCAGGATGAACACCACCATGCCTCTGTCTCGCCGCCACTTCAGCGCCCTTTCACTGGCCAGCCTGTCGCCCCTGGCGGGGGCCGCAGGCCAGCCCGAGCATCGACAAAACCGCAGCCCGGATCCGCTGCCCGCCGCACTGGCGGCGCTGGAGCGCCGCAGCGGCGGCCGCCTGGGTGTGTGGATCGAGGACAGCGCCACCGGCCGCGTGCTGGCCCAGCGCGCCGATGACAGGTTTGCGATGTGCAGCACCTTCAAGTGGCTGGTCTGCGCGCAGCTGCTGCAAAGCGTGGACCGTGGCGAAGCCCGGCTGGACCAGGTGCTGCCCTTCGGCAAGGCGGACCTGGTGGCCTGGTCGCCGGTGACCGAGCGGCACGCCCAGGGCGCCGGCCTGAGCCTGGCGGCGCTGTGCCAAGCCACGCTGACCACCAGCGACAACACCGCCGGCAACCTGCTGCTGGCGCGGCTGGGCGGCCCGGCCGCCTTCACCGCCGCCTTGCGCGCCCAGGGCGACGCCGTCACCCGCCTGGACCGGGTGGAGCCGGACCTGAACCGTTTCCCGCCGGGCGAAGAGCGCGACAGCAGCAGCCCGCGCGCCATGGCCGCCCAGCTGCGCCGCTTCCTGCTGGGCGACGGCCTGGCGCCGGGTTCGCGCCAGCAGTTGACCGACTGGATGCAGGCCAGCACCACCGGCGCCAGGCGGCTGCGCGCCGGCCTGCCCGCCGGCTGGCGCCTGGCCACCAAGACCGGCACGGCCGATGGCGACGCGCCGCGCGACAACCACACCAACGAGGTGGGCGTGCTCTGGCCGCCGGGGCGCGCACCGCTGGTGGTGGTGGCCTTTCTGGCCGGCAGTTCTCAGCCCTTTGCCCAGCGCGAAGCGGTGCTGGCCCGCGTCGCGGCCCAGCTGCCGCGCTTCATCGCCGCCTGATCAGGCCGCCAGCAGCGTCTCCAGGCTCTGTTCGCGGATGCCGAAGAAGCGCTTCAGCTCGGCCACCTGGGCCAGCACCGGTTCCCGGGGCTTGGGCTGGGCGCGCTTCACCGCCAGGATCATCTTGTTCTTGGCGGTGTGCTCCAGCGAGATGAACTCGAACACCTGGGTGTCGTAGCCCGCGGCTTCCAGCAGCAGGGCGCGCAAAGCGTCGGTCAGCATCTCGGCCTGTTCATCGGCATGGACGCCGTGCTGCAGCACCGGCTTCATCGGCCCGGGCGCCAGCAACTGGGGGCGGATCTGCTTGTGGCAGCAGGGCGACGCCAGCAGGATGTCGGCCCCGGCTTTCACGCCCAGGGCCAGGGCCAGGTCGGTGGCGGTGTCGCAGGCGTGCAGCGCGATCATCACGTTCATCGCCGCCGGGCGCTGCTCGTTCAGGTCGCCTTGTTCGAAGCGCAGGCCGTCCAGCTGCAGGCGGCCGATGATGGCATTGCACTGCTTCACCAGGTCGGGCCGCAGTTCCAGCCCGGTGACCTGGGGCCGCACGCCCTGCGCGCGCAGCCAGTCGTGCACCGCGAAGGTGAGGTAGCCCTTGCCGGCGCCGAAGTCCATCACCGTCAGCGCCTTGGCACCGGCCAGACGGGACGCGCCGAGCGCATTGCTGAAGATCTCGACGAACTTGTTGATCTGCTTCCACTTGGCGGCCATGCTGGGCACCAGGTGGGCCTGCGCATCGGTGACGCCCAGGGCGTGCAGGAAGGGCCGGGTCAGCGACAGCAGGCGCTTCTTCTCGCGGTTGTGGGCGGCAGGGGCGGCGGCGGCGGCATCGCCATGGGCCAGGGTCTTCACCACCAGGTGACCTTTGCCCTTCTTCGACAGTGACAGCTGCAGTTCCTGTTGTGTGGTGTGCAGGTGGGCGTTGCGAAAGGGCGCGCCCAACAGGGCGTCCACCTGGGCCAGGCTTTCGTCCAACGGCAGGTTCTTGGTGATGTCGCGCGTGTCGTGGCGGTGCAGGAAGCTCAGGTGCGGCACCCCGCGCAGGTCGATCAGGCGCACCTGGGTGCGCTGCCAGCCGGGTTCACCCCCCTGCGGCTTGGCCAGCACCAGCGAGACGAAGCGCTGCTGCGCCACCGCCTCGCGCAGCGCGGCCAGGAAGCGGGCGCTTTGGGGGTCGGCACCGGGCGTGTCGGCGGGGTCGGCAGTCAGGGGCATGCGCGATTGTCGCCGCGCCGCCCGCCCTCACTGGGACACGTGGATGACGTCGCGCACCAGCGGGTAGATCTGCTGCTGCCAGCGCTTGCCGCTGAACACGCCGTAGTGGCCCACATTGGGCTGCACGTAGTGGGTGCGCATGTAGGGTCGCAGGCTGCTGGCCAGGTCCTGCGCGGCCAGGGTCTGGCCCACGCTGCAGATGTCGTCGCGTTCGCCCTCCACCGTCACCAGCGCGGTGCGGCGGATGGCGGCCGAGTTCACGCGCCGGCCGCGGAACATCAGTTCGCCACGCGGCAGGTCGAAGGTCTGGAACACCTTCTCCACCGTCTCCAGGTAGAAGTCGGCCGACAGGTCGGCCACCGCCATGTACTCCTCGTAGAAGGTGCGGGTCACATCGGCCTGCTCGAACTCGTCCTCCACCAGGTGCTTGTAGTAGGACTTGAAGGCGCTGAGGTGGCGCTCCTTGTTCATGCTGATGAAGGCCGACAGCTGCACGAAGCCGGGGTAGACGCGCCGCCCGGCACCACGGTGGCGCCAGGGCACAGGGCTGATGAGGTTCTTGCGAAACCATTCGATGGGCTTGGACGTGGCCAGGGTGTTCACCGTGGTCGGGCTCACGCGGCAGTCGATGGGGCCGGCCATCAGGGTCAGGCTGGCGGGGGTGGCGGGGTGGCCGTCCTCGCTCATCAGCGCTACCGCCGCCAGGGACGCCACGCAGGGCTGGCACACCGCCAGCACATGGCTGCCCGGGCCCATGACGGCCAGGAACTGCATGATGTGCTCGGTGTACTCGTCCAGGCCGAAGCGGCCGGCGGACAGCGGCACGTCGCGCACGTTGTGCCAGTCGCTGACGTGCACGTCGTGGTCGGGCAGCATGGTGCGCACCGTGTCGCGCAGCAATGTGGCGAAATGGCCCGACATGGGCGCCACCACCAGCACCTTGGGCTGCACCGGTGCGCCCACTTTGCGAAAGCGCAGCAGGGTGCCGAAGGGGGTGGTGTGCACCACCTCCTCTTCCACCGGCCAGTCGCGGCCCGCGTGTTCACCGCTGCCCGGCACCTGGGTGATGCGCCAGGCCGGCCGGTGGTGGGTGACACGCGCCAGGTCCAGCACCTTCAGCGCCGCGGCGGCGCAGCGCGTGCCCAGGCTGGGCAGCGGGGCCAGCGTGCTGGCGCCGGCGGCGGCCGGCATCAGCAAGGGGGGCGCCAGCCGCGCCAAGGTGTGCAGCGGCCACAACAGGTCGGTATGGGCCTGGTAGGTGGTGTAAAGCATGGGTGCTCCCTCAAGGCCGTGGTGAAGCCAGCGACGCAAGGTTCGCGCCGCGCCAAGCCGGTGCACAAAGGCGCGACAAGACAGCGCACAGACCGAGTGCACACGGGCACACCAATTGCGTTGCTTGCCGGGCACCCGACCCGCTGGAGACCGTCCGCATGCCCACCGCCACCAAGAAGCCGGCCCGCAAAGCCCCCGCCAAGAAGGCCGCCCCACCCGCCGCCAGGCCGGCCGGCAAGGCCGCCAGCGCCACGCTCACGCTCAGCAGCAAGAACTACTCGTCCTGGTCACTGCGCGGCTGGTTGCTCGCGCGCTTTGCCGGCCTGCCGTTCCAGGAGGTGATGGTGGCGGCCGACGATGCTGGTGCGCGGCGCGAGCTGCTGCTGCTGGCGCCGTCCATCCTGGTGCCCTGCCTCACACATGATGGTGCACGGGTGTGGAACACGATGGCCATTGCCGGCTACCTGGACGAGTTGTATCCCGCCGCTGGCCTGCTGCCCGCCGACCGCATCGCCCGGGCGCACTGCCGTTCGGTCTGCGGCGAAATGAACTCGGGCTTCGCCAACCTGCGCTCGGCCCTGCCGATGAACCTGAAGGCCCATTACCCCGGCCACAAGGTCTGGGGCGGCGCCTTGCCGGACATCGAGCGCGTGCTGGACATCTGGCGCGAATGCCTGGCCACCTACGGCGGCCCCTTCCTGTTCGGCAAGAAGCGCTGCATGGCCGACGCCATGTTCGCGCCCGTGGTCACCCGCTTCCTCACCTACGACCTGAAGCTGCCGCCCGCCTGCCGCGACTACTGCACCACCATCATCGCCCTGCTCGAGATGCAGGAGTGGATCGCCGCGGCGCGGCTGGAACCGGCCGAGATCGAAGAACTGGACATGGACTTCTGAGCGCGGGGCGGCGCCGCCACCCCGGCGCCCGAGCGGCCTTCACTTCCAGGACGAAGGCGCCGGCACCGGGCAGGGGCCGGGCATGTCCACGGTCTTGAAGTCGGACGGGCCCACGATTTCCAGGTACTCCATGTCCGGCGAATAGTCGAACAGGTAGTGCACGATGCCGGGGCGCTGGTGCACGCAGTCGCCGGCTTCCACCAGGGTGACCTTGTCTTCGTACATGAACTTGGCCCAACCCTTGTTCATGATGACAATGTGGAACTGCGCCTCATGGCGGTGCCAGCCGGTGCCCTTTTCGGGCACCTGGTTGGCCTTCACCAGCTGGGCGATCACGCGGCCCGCGGTGGCGGCTTCCACGCCCAGGTCCTTGTAGAGGAAGAAGTCGCGCAAGCCATCGCTGCGCCAGGCGGTGTCCGCCGGCTTCACATGGGAAAACTTCGTGCTGGTCACGTCCAACATGGGGCAGCCCTCCGGCGGTGGATGAAAACACCGCGGGTGCGTGCAAGAGACATTCCAAGCCCCGGGGACCTGGGTTGCACCGCAACGGGTCAGGCCAGCTTGAAGCCGTTCATCAGCCCGGCCAGGTGGCGCGCCTGGTCCTGCATGCTCTGGGCCGCGGCGGCGCTTTGCTCCACCAGGGCCGAGTTCTGCTGCGTGCTCTGGTCCAGGTGCGCCACCGCGCTGCAGACCTGGCCGATGCTGTCGCTCTGGCGTTCGGCCGCGCGGGTGATCTCACCGATGATGGTGTTCACCCGCTGCACCGAGCCCACGATGTCCTGCATGGTGCTGCCGGCGTCGGCCGCCAGCTGGGTGCCCGATTCCACCTTCTCCACCGATTGCCCTATCAGGCCCTTGATTTCACGCGCCGCCTGCGCGCTGCGCTGGGCCAGGCTGCGCACTTCGCTGGCCACCACCGCGAAGCCGCGGCCCTGTTCGCCCGCGCGCGCGGCTTCCACGGCGGCGTTCAGCGCCAGGATGTTGGTCTGGAAGGCGATGCCGTCGATCACGCCGGTGATGTCCGCGATGCGCTTGCTGCTGGCGTGGATGTCCTGCATGGTGCCCACCACGCGTGAAACCACCTCGCCGCCGCGGCTGGCCACGTGGGCGGCGTTGGCCGCCAGCTCGTGCGCCTGGCGCGCCGAGTCGGTGGACTGGCGAACCATTTCGGTGATCTGCTGCAGCGACGACGAGGCCTGCTGCAGGCTGGCCGCGGTCTGCTCGGTGCGTGCGGACAGGTCCTGGTTGCCCTGGGCGATCTCGGTGCTGGCGGTGGCAATGTTGTGGGTGGACTGGCGCACCTTGCCCACCATGGCCTGCAGCCTGTCGTTCATTTCCTTCAGCGACCCCAGCAGGCGGCCGGTTTCGTCGCTGCCGCCGGCTTCGATGTGCGAGCTCAGGTCGCCCGAGGCCACCGTGCCGGCCACACCCATGGCGGTGTTCAGCGGCGCCACGATGCTGCGGGTGAGATGCCAGCCGATGAAGGCCGAGCCCAGCAGCGTCACCAGGCCGCCGGCGGCCAGCATCCAGTCCAGCCGGTGGCTGGCGGCTTCTGCCTGCGCCGAGGCGCTTTCCACCTGCCGGTGCTGCAGCGCCGCGAAGTCGGTCAGCAGCGCCAGGGCCTGGGCCGAAGCGGGGTCGATCCTGGTGGTGATGATCTTGGCCGCCTGCTCGGTGTTGAACTGCGAGGCCAGGTTCACCGCGTCGATGAAATCCTTGTCCATGCGCTGGTCGATGGCCTGCACCTGGTCGATCAAGGCCTTCTCGGGCGCGCTCAAGCCCTGGCCTTGCAACTGTTTCATCGTGAGCAGGAAGGTGGCGCGCTCCTTCTTGGCCTGCGCTTCGGCCGCCTGCACACCTTCCATGGTGGCGTTCAGACCCATGTTGCGCACCGCCACGGCGGCGTTGGCCAGGCTCTGGCGCATGCCGTAGGCGCTGTCCTGGCGGTCCACGATCACCCGCATGGCCTCGGACGTGGCCTGCCGCGCCTGGCGGTTGCCGACGATGCTGATGCCCAGCATCAGCGCCGCAGCTGCCAGCATGGTGCCCAGGCCCAGCGCCAGGCGCGAGCCGATGTTCAGGTTGGACGTTTTCATCAAGGGGTGCCGGCTGGGGTGGGGGTGGGCACCGGTCGGGGGCCGGCGCGGAGGGAAGTAAGAGTTCAGTCGCGGAACACACCCGAGCCCACGGCCAGGTCGCCCACGCGTTCGATGTAGTTCACGCGGCTCTGGATCTGGTCGGTGACGGGGTTGCGGAACTTCACCGTGTCGGTCCAGCCCTTGCCCTTGTCCTTGGCCACGTCCACCAGCATCTTGATCAGCGGCTTGCCGTCGGGGTCCTTCATGCCGATCAGGTCCTTGCCCACCAGCTTGGGGTTGGCGCCGTGGGCCAGGCACTTGCCGTTCAGGTCGTAGATGAAGACGTACAGGTCGCGGTCCTTCAGGCTCTTGCCGTTGGTCACTTCCTCGAAGGTCTTGTCCGGACCGGCGGACTTGACCATGGCCACGGCCTTCTTCACCAGCGCTTCGGCCTCGGCGGGTGTGGCGCGCTCGGCGGCCAGGGTGCAGACGCTGGAGGCGGCCAGCAGCAGGGATGCGGCGGTGCGCAGGAAGTGGGTGCGGTTCATGGGCAAAGTCTCCGTTGCAAAGGGGGATGGGGCGCCACCCGGGTCGGCCGGGCAGGGCACTTCGGGCATATCGACCCCCCATCGGCGGGCTTGAGCGTGGCCACTGGCGCAGGCCGTCGGCGAGCGGGCAGAAAAAAAGGCGAACCCGGGGGTTCGCCTTGAAAGCACAGGGGATGTGCTAGGAGGAGACAAGCAAGAACAACTCTGCTGGCAGGTTTATCGGTGCTGGGGGCCTGGCTTTCAAGCCCCGGCCGCACCAAAACCCGCCCAATTTGTGAATTAGTTCATTCCGCGGGCACGCACAGGTCGCGGCCCAGGCGGATGGCCCCGGCGTTGCGGCCCTTGCCGGCGCGTGCGGGCGGGTTGCACAGGCCGCACACGAAGTGCTTGGCGATCTCGTGCGGGTGGGTCACGAAGTGGCCGCCGCACTTGCTGCAGGCGGTCATGGTGAGCATGCCGTTGTCCACGAACTTCACCAGGCGCCAGGCGCGGGTGACGGACAGCTGCGGCTCCAGCCCTTGCGCCTGCACCTGTTCCAGGTACAGCTTGTAGGCCTTGATGACGGTGTCGATCTCGTCCATCTCCGCCACCTTGTTCAGGTACTCGTGCATGTTCAGGAACAGGCTGGCGTGGATGTTGGGCTGCCAGGTCATGAACCAGTCGGTGGAAAACGGCAGCTGGCCCTTGCTGGGGCTCTTGCCCGCCACTTCCTTGTACAGGCGCAGCAGGCGTTCGTAGCTGAGGTCGGTTTCGCTTTCCAGCACCTGCAGCCGGGCGCCCAGCTTGATCAGCTCGACCGCGGTATCAATCTGCTTGGCTTCGGTCAGGATGCTCTTGACGCGCATGGTGCTCTTCTCCAGTCAACGGTATGGACTTCGTCCCCGTGGGACAGACCGCCACCGGCGGTCAGGGGGTATCTCAGTTAGCGCCCGGCGCCGGAACCGGGTTTCCCGGTCCGGGGCCGCAGCCCCTCGGGGGCGGCCGCCAGGCGGCCGGGGCCCTCCATTCAGGCGGCTTCCTGGTGGCGGCCGGCCATCAGGATGGACGCATGCAGGCGGCTGACGCTGTCGTTGGCGGACGACTTGCCATGGCTGGTGAGCAGGCTCCACACCAGGTCGTCGTCGCAGCGCATGCGGCACAGCAGGGTGTTGCCGGAGGCGATCTTCATCATCTGGGCCGGGGTCAGGGTGGCGATCAGGCCGGCGGTCTCTTCGCTCACGCCCAGGCGGAACAGCGCCTGCTCGCGGTCGGCGCGAATCAGGCTCTGGGCCAGCATCAGGTACGACAGGTTGGCTTCGCGAATTTCGGCAAGGATCTGGTCGGCGTTCATGTTGGCTGCTCCGGTGAAAGGGTGTTGCGTTGGGGTGTTGGTGTGAAACGAACTGTAGGGACCGGGACTGGACCGGAACATCAGCCCAGTTCGTCATCTTGAGTCCCTGTTTCGCCCCATCGCCTGTCAGGCAAATTCCTACAAGCTGTCACAGTTGGTCCCGGCGCGGCCCACAACTGCCGGGTGGCGGCCGGGCTGTTTGCGCCTATGGCAGCGGGTTGTTCTTCCTAGACTGGGCCGATGCCTTGTGCCGCCCTTGCCGACCCGCCCGCCCCGGTGGACACCGCCGTGCCCGAACCCGCTGCGGCCCTGCGGCTGCGGCGTGAACTGCCCCTGCTGCAGGCCGCCCTGGGGCCCGCCGACCGCCTGGCGCTGCACCAGCGCCTGTGGCGCGGCTGGCGCCAGGTGGACGAGCGCACCCGGCAGCTGGCGCGCGCCTGGCTGGACGGCCGCTTTGCCGCCTTCTGCGCCTGGATGGACCAGCCTTGGGACGCGCCGGCCACCTGGCAGCGGCTGGCGCTGGCCCACCTGGAACACGGACCGCGCGGCAGCGGCGCCTTGCCCATCGCACCCGACTATGTGTTGCTGCTGCTGCTGCAGCCCCAGGGCGAGGACCACCCCGTGGCGGCCTGGCTGCGGCTGCGCGCCCAGGTGGCCGCCGGCCCCCAGTCGCTCAGCGCCGACGAAGCCGCGCCGCTGTTGTCCTGGGCGCTGCAGGCCATCGAAGCCGGTGTGGCGCCGCAGGCGCAGGGTCTGGCCCTGGTGTTCGACCTGGCGGTGCGTTGCGGCGAGCCCGACCTGGCGTTGCAGGCCCAGGTGCAGCTCATCGGCCTGGGCGCGGCCCAGGCCCTGGACCCGGCGGCCTGGCTGCGCTGGCTGCAGGGCGAGCAGCCGCTGGCCCTGCGCGAACCCATGCAGGGCCAATGGC encodes the following:
- a CDS encoding NAD(P)H-nitrite reductase (PFAM: Pyridine nucleotide-disulphide oxidoreductase): MQHVILGAGPAGVIAAETIRKHAPFDRIIVVGDEPEPPYSRMAIPYLLIGKVGEDGTHLRPEPQAHFAEQRIEVKRARCTAIDVQRRNLTLSDGSVLLFDKLLIATGSSPAQPPVPGITSAGVHTCWTLADARAIAALAQPGARVIQMGAGFIGCIIMESLAMRGVKLSVVEMGDRMVPRMMGPTAGGMIKQWCEKKGVAVYTGARVESIEAGGATPPPARPAAAPAAAPAPAPGLLQRVAQAVGLAPKPAAPAPAAALAPAFADTTPVAAHGAPLVVKLSTGQRLEADLVISATGVKPNIGFLEHSGIRCLVGVLTDEHLQTNVDGIYAAGDCAEAFDKVSGKTIVSAIQPNAAEQARVAALNMVGQKAELKGVTQINVLDTLGLISSSFGNWQGVPGGQHAELTDTAANRHLSLQFDGDRLVGCNSVGWIQHVGVMRGLVEGEVHLGPWKDKLLADPTLLMQAYLASAQAASAPAHVK
- a CDS encoding sulfur transfer protein involved in thiamine biosynthesis (PFAM: ThiS family), with amino-acid sequence MQITFKLYATLGQYLPPEARAANQVVLDVPADASIAKIIEPYGLPMKLVHLVLINGHYVPPEERGTRTLKEGDALAIWPPIAGG
- a CDS encoding transcriptional regulator (PFAM: Bacterial regulatory helix-turn-helix protein, lysR family; LysR substrate binding domain), giving the protein MDLPLNALRAFEVSARHLNFTRAAEELNLTPTAVSRHVNGLEQRLGVALFRRLPRGLALTDEGLALVPLLADSFARMAALLAGFRTQRAREVLTVGVVGTFAVGWLIPRLRHFQAAHPRVDLRLFTHNNRVDMAGEGLDFALRFGDGAWHGTEALPLLQAPLAAACAPALAQRLAHPRDLHREALLRSYRSDEWLAWFAAAGVPAPVLRGMVFDSSLAMAEAAAQGAGVALLPLALFSRDLAAGRLLRVFDVQVDVGGYWLTRLKSRRPTAAMRAFRDWLLAQAGA
- a CDS encoding beta-lactamase class A (PFAM: Beta-lactamase), with protein sequence MPLSRRHFSALSLASLSPLAGAAGQPEHRQNRSPDPLPAALAALERRSGGRLGVWIEDSATGRVLAQRADDRFAMCSTFKWLVCAQLLQSVDRGEARLDQVLPFGKADLVAWSPVTERHAQGAGLSLAALCQATLTTSDNTAGNLLLARLGGPAAFTAALRAQGDAVTRLDRVEPDLNRFPPGEERDSSSPRAMAAQLRRFLLGDGLAPGSRQQLTDWMQASTTGARRLRAGLPAGWRLATKTGTADGDAPRDNHTNEVGVLWPPGRAPLVVVAFLAGSSQPFAQREAVLARVAAQLPRFIAA
- a CDS encoding Methyltransferase TRM13 (PFAM: Methyltransferase TRM13), which translates into the protein MPLTADPADTPGADPQSARFLAALREAVAQQRFVSLVLAKPQGGEPGWQRTQVRLIDLRGVPHLSFLHRHDTRDITKNLPLDESLAQVDALLGAPFRNAHLHTTQQELQLSLSKKGKGHLVVKTLAHGDAAAAAPAAHNREKKRLLSLTRPFLHALGVTDAQAHLVPSMAAKWKQINKFVEIFSNALGASRLAGAKALTVMDFGAGKGYLTFAVHDWLRAQGVRPQVTGLELRPDLVKQCNAIIGRLQLDGLRFEQGDLNEQRPAAMNVMIALHACDTATDLALALGVKAGADILLASPCCHKQIRPQLLAPGPMKPVLQHGVHADEQAEMLTDALRALLLEAAGYDTQVFEFISLEHTAKNKMILAVKRAQPKPREPVLAQVAELKRFFGIREQSLETLLAA
- a CDS encoding polyhydroxyalkanoate depolymerase, intracellular (PFAM: PHB de-polymerase C-terminus~TIGRFAM: polyhydroxyalkanoate depolymerase, intracellular) encodes the protein MLYTTYQAHTDLLWPLHTLARLAPPLLMPAAAGASTLAPLPSLGTRCAAAALKVLDLARVTHHRPAWRITQVPGSGEHAGRDWPVEEEVVHTTPFGTLLRFRKVGAPVQPKVLVVAPMSGHFATLLRDTVRTMLPDHDVHVSDWHNVRDVPLSAGRFGLDEYTEHIMQFLAVMGPGSHVLAVCQPCVASLAAVALMSEDGHPATPASLTLMAGPIDCRVSPTTVNTLATSKPIEWFRKNLISPVPWRHRGAGRRVYPGFVQLSAFISMNKERHLSAFKSYYKHLVEDEFEQADVTRTFYEEYMAVADLSADFYLETVEKVFQTFDLPRGELMFRGRRVNSAAIRRTALVTVEGERDDICSVGQTLAAQDLASSLRPYMRTHYVQPNVGHYGVFSGKRWQQQIYPLVRDVIHVSQ
- a CDS encoding glutathione S-transferase (PFAM: Glutathione S-transferase, N-terminal domain) translates to MPTATKKPARKAPAKKAAPPAARPAGKAASATLTLSSKNYSSWSLRGWLLARFAGLPFQEVMVAADDAGARRELLLLAPSILVPCLTHDGARVWNTMAIAGYLDELYPAAGLLPADRIARAHCRSVCGEMNSGFANLRSALPMNLKAHYPGHKVWGGALPDIERVLDIWRECLATYGGPFLFGKKRCMADAMFAPVVTRFLTYDLKLPPACRDYCTTIIALLEMQEWIAAARLEPAEIEELDMDF
- a CDS encoding cupin domain-containing protein (PFAM: Cupin domain); this translates as MLDVTSTKFSHVKPADTAWRSDGLRDFFLYKDLGVEAATAGRVIAQLVKANQVPEKGTGWHRHEAQFHIVIMNKGWAKFMYEDKVTLVEAGDCVHQRPGIVHYLFDYSPDMEYLEIVGPSDFKTVDMPGPCPVPAPSSWK
- a CDS encoding methyl-accepting chemotaxis protein (PFAM: HAMP domain; Methyl-accepting chemotaxis protein (MCP) signaling domain), with product MKTSNLNIGSRLALGLGTMLAAAALMLGISIVGNRQARQATSEAMRVIVDRQDSAYGMRQSLANAAVAVRNMGLNATMEGVQAAEAQAKKERATFLLTMKQLQGQGLSAPEKALIDQVQAIDQRMDKDFIDAVNLASQFNTEQAAKIITTRIDPASAQALALLTDFAALQHRQVESASAQAEAASHRLDWMLAAGGLVTLLGSAFIGWHLTRSIVAPLNTAMGVAGTVASGDLSSHIEAGGSDETGRLLGSLKEMNDRLQAMVGKVRQSTHNIATASTEIAQGNQDLSARTEQTAASLQQASSSLQQITEMVRQSTDSARQAHELAANAAHVASRGGEVVSRVVGTMQDIHASSKRIADITGVIDGIAFQTNILALNAAVEAARAGEQGRGFAVVASEVRSLAQRSAQAAREIKGLIGQSVEKVESGTQLAADAGSTMQDIVGSVQRVNTIIGEITRAAERQSDSIGQVCSAVAHLDQSTQQNSALVEQSAAAAQSMQDQARHLAGLMNGFKLA
- a CDS encoding Cache domain protein (PFAM: Cache domain) → MNRTHFLRTAASLLLAASSVCTLAAERATPAEAEALVKKAVAMVKSAGPDKTFEEVTNGKSLKDRDLYVFIYDLNGKCLAHGANPKLVGKDLIGMKDPDGKPLIKMLVDVAKDKGKGWTDTVKFRNPVTDQIQSRVNYIERVGDLAVGSGVFRD